From the genome of Silene latifolia isolate original U9 population unplaced genomic scaffold, ASM4854445v1 scaffold_439, whole genome shotgun sequence, one region includes:
- the LOC141639551 gene encoding eukaryotic translation initiation factor 3 subunit I-like → MRPILMKGHERPLTFLQYNRDGDLLFSCAKDHNPTVWFADNGERLGNYKGHNGAVWSCSISRDSSRLLTASADQTVKLWSVQKGEQLFTFNFEAPARSVDFSVGDRRAVITTDPFMKKTSEIHVKEIAEDVADQKEASILVMRGPTGRINRAVWSPLNKSIISGGEDAIIRVWDPATGQELKSTKDNENGHKGSISSLCLSADGSHFLTGSLDKTAKLWDTRSLTLIKTYTTERPVLAVTMSPLLEHVVLGGGQDAIDVTRTDHRAGKFEAKFYDKILQEEIGGVKGHFGPLNALAFNPDGKSFASGGEDGYVRLHHFDADYFNIKI, encoded by the exons ATGAGACCAATTTTGATGAAGGGCCATGAAAGGCCATTAACGTTTCTCCAATATAACAGAGATGGCGACCTTCTGTTCTCGTGTGCTAAAGATCATAATCCTACTGTTTGGTTTGCTGATAATGGTGAACGTCTTGGGAACTACAAAGGACATAACGGCGCCGTTTGGAGTTGCTCGATTTCTC GGGATTCGTCGCGTCTTCTTACTGCCAGTGCTGATCAGACAGTGAAGCTGTGGAGTGTCCAAAAAGGAGAGCAACTATTTACCTTCAATTTTGAAGCTCCAGCCAGGTCCGTGGACTTCTCAGTTGGTGATAGACGAGCTGTTATAACCACTGATCCTTTCATGAAAAAGACTTCAGAAATTCACGTGAAAGAAATTGCAGAAGATGTTGCTGACC AGAAGGAAGCCTCTATTCTTGTCATGAGGGGTCCAACTGGACGAATCAATAGAGCTGTTTGGAGCCCCTTGAACAAGTCCATTATCAGTGGTGGTGAAGATGCCATCATTCGTGTGTGGGATCCCGCG ACTGGTCAAGAGTTAAAATCAACAAAAGACAACGAGAATGGTCATAAAGGTTctatttcatcactttgcttatCGGCTGATGGGTCCCACTTCTTGACTGGCTCCCTTGATAAAACTGCAAAG CTGTGGGACACCAGATCCCTTACTCTCATAAAGACCTATACTACAGAGCGGCCAGTGTTGGCAGTCACAATGTCTCCCCTTCTTGAACAT GTTGTGCTTGGAGGTGGTCAGGATGCTATAGATGTGACCAGGACCGATCATCGTGCTGGAAAATTTGAGGCTAAATTTTATGACAAG ATTCTTCAAGAAGAAATTGGAGGAGTTAAAGGACATTTTGGCCCTCTGAATGCGCTAGCATTCAATCCTGATGGCAAGAG TTTTGCGAGTGGAGGTGAAGATGGTTATGTGAGATTACATCATTTTGATGCTGATTATTTTAACATCAAGATTTAA